GTCGGGCGGCGAACGCCGCCGGGTGGAGATCGCCCGCTGTCTGGCGACAGACCCGTTATTTATTCTGCTGGACGAGCCATTTGCCGGTGTCGATCCCATCGCTGTAGCGGACATTCAGGCAATTATCGGCTATTTGCGCCAGCGGGGTATCGGCGTATTGATTACCGATCATAACGTTCGTGAAACACTCAGCATTGTTGACCGGGCCTATATCCTTAATGAAGGCCAGATCCTGATTGAAGGGGACAGCGCTACCATTGCCGCCAGTGAAACAGCCCGCAAATTCTACCTCGGCGAAAATTTCAGCTTATAACAATGTTTGAAACAGGAGTACCCGCAGCAGTCTGGAAAAGGTCCGCTCCGGCATCAACCCGCTGCGGCCCAGGCGTACTTTTTACCGCAGCTCTTAACCTCACGATTATGTGCAGAGGAGAAAACAATGCGTATATTAGATAAATATATCATCAAAGAATTACTGGGACCGTTTGTTTTTGGCATTTGCGCCTTTTCCAGTGTGTTTATTGGAACCAGCACCTTGTTTAAAATAGCCCAGTACATTACCAAATATGGCGCTTCGGTTACGGCTGTTGTCAAGCTGTTCTTTCTCAGCTTACCCAATATTGTTGTGCTGACTTTTCCAATGTCAATGCTGCTGGCGGCGCTTCTGGCATTCGGCCGGCTGAGCGGGTCCAGTGAAATAACGGCGATGCGTTCAGGCGGTATCAGCTTTTATCGCTTAACTGCGCCGGTACTGATCGTAGCATTGTTTGTCAGTCTGTTTGCGGTAGCGTTTAATGAGTTTATTGTACCAAGAGCCAACACGGCCTATAACCACATTGTCCGGTATGAGATCGAACGGAATACCGCGCCGAAGTCCCAGGAGCATATTATTATTAAAGAGGTAAAAGACGGCAACATTGAGCGGCTGATGTACGCCCGCAAGTATGACGAAGCGACCAATACGCTGCAGGCAATTTCCATTCAGGAATTTGAAAACGGCAACATTGTCCGGGTTCAAAATGCCGAAACCGCGCAATGGCAGAACAGCCACTGGATTATGTACAACGGTACAATTCATGACCTGTCAACCGCAGGCAATCTGCAGCGTACCATGAAATTTGAGCAGCAGGTTATGCCGATCACCAAAAATCCAACATCAATCAAGCGTGAACAAAAAGATGAGTCTGAAATGACGATTAAAGAACTAAAACAGCAAATCAAGGTGCTGCAGAGCGAGTATGTAAAGAGCAGCAGCTATGAGATAGAATTACAGCAACGGGTATCCATTCCGCTGGCCAGCTTTGTTTTTGCCCTTATCGGGGCGCCGCTGGGCTTGCAGCCGCAGCGTTCCAGTTCCTCCATTGGCCTGGGGCTAAGCATTATCGTGATTTTTATCTATTACAGCATTATGACCGTTACCTCAGCCTTAGGGCAGGGCGGCGCGCTGCCGGTCATAATTGCCGCCTGGATACCCAATATCACCGGCGTTATTGCGGGCTGTTATCTGATGCGCAAAGCAGCCCGGTAACCCCGTAAACAAGCCGGCCGGCGGGAAGGTTCCGGCGGCGGCTCCGTAAGCGAACATTTTGTCAGTAGAGGAGGAGTGTACTGTGTATGGAATCGTATTAATTGCTGTGCTGGCTGTTATGGGCGGAGCCATTGCTTATATCGGCGATAAGCTTGGCACCAAAGTTGGTAAACGCAAGCTTTCCATGTTTGGTCTCAGGCCTAAGCATACTTCGATCATTGTTACCATCATTACCGGTATACTGATTGCATCCTCTACCCTGGGGATACTGTCACTGGCTTCCCGGGATGTCCGGACGGCTTTGTTTGGCATGGAGGAGTTAAAAGAACAACTTTCCAGCCTGTCACAGGAAGTTCTGGCTAAGAATGTGGAGCTGGAAGCCAGCCGCAAGGAACTGGAAGCTAAAACAGCCGAGTATTCTACTTTGAATACCAAAATTAAAGAAACTGCCGCCAAGCTTTCGGCAATTACCGCCGAGCTGTCCGCCGTCAGCGCTGAGCGTGACCGGACGGCCGCGGCCTTGGCGCAGGTGCAGTCCGATTATAAGACTGTGCAGGGTGATTTGAAAAAATCACGCCTGCAGATTGGGCAGCTGCAGACGACCAAGAAAGAACTCGATGACCGCGTAGCCGAACTGAATGAGGCTAAAACGGTTCTGGAAAAAGATGTAACCCGGTTAAATGATTTAACAGCCAAGCTAAATAAAGGGATTCAAGTGGTCCGGGAAGGCGATATTATTTACCGGGCGGGGGAAGTGCTGTCAACTGCCGTCATTAACGGCAACGACGCTAAAGAGAATATTACGGCAAACTTAACCGGCGTTATTCTGAAAACCAATCAGGATATCCTCA
Above is a genomic segment from Dendrosporobacter quercicolus containing:
- a CDS encoding LptF/LptG family permease yields the protein MRILDKYIIKELLGPFVFGICAFSSVFIGTSTLFKIAQYITKYGASVTAVVKLFFLSLPNIVVLTFPMSMLLAALLAFGRLSGSSEITAMRSGGISFYRLTAPVLIVALFVSLFAVAFNEFIVPRANTAYNHIVRYEIERNTAPKSQEHIIIKEVKDGNIERLMYARKYDEATNTLQAISIQEFENGNIVRVQNAETAQWQNSHWIMYNGTIHDLSTAGNLQRTMKFEQQVMPITKNPTSIKREQKDESEMTIKELKQQIKVLQSEYVKSSSYEIELQQRVSIPLASFVFALIGAPLGLQPQRSSSSIGLGLSIIVIFIYYSIMTVTSALGQGGALPVIIAAWIPNITGVIAGCYLMRKAAR
- a CDS encoding DUF3084 domain-containing protein, encoding MYGIVLIAVLAVMGGAIAYIGDKLGTKVGKRKLSMFGLRPKHTSIIVTIITGILIASSTLGILSLASRDVRTALFGMEELKEQLSSLSQEVLAKNVELEASRKELEAKTAEYSTLNTKIKETAAKLSAITAELSAVSAERDRTAAALAQVQSDYKTVQGDLKKSRLQIGQLQTTKKELDDRVAELNEAKTVLEKDVTRLNDLTAKLNKGIQVVREGDIIYRAGEVLSTAVINGNDAKENITANLTGVILKTNQDILNRLGVEDKQTEALWIAQADFDQAVSIIAGNKEDVIVRVSSVGNIVYGEPVIGQIELFSNKRIYEKDEVVHSEVMNAGRTASSAEETVLTFLQKVNAAAIQDGIIADPIQGTVGVMSGSELYGTINRVKRYYGKVELTAVAQSDTYVVGPLKIDIRVKSVQ